In one Mucilaginibacter sp. PAMB04168 genomic region, the following are encoded:
- a CDS encoding PIG-L family deacetylase: MRIIKLLITIPFIINLAQAQTAPPADIATIKQSFKKLSVLGSVLYVAAHPDDENTRLLAYLAREKGYRTGYLALTRGDGGQNLIGNEQAELLGLIRTQELLAARRVDGAEQFFTRANDFGFSKGPEETLRFWDRDKVLGDMVWVIRRFKPDVMICRFPTTGEGGHGHHTSSAILAQEAFTAAADPKRYPEQLKYVQPWQAKRLLWNTFNFGSTNTTAADQFKIDVGVYNPVLGKGYGEIAAESRSNHKSQGFGTAKQRGQSFEYFKNLLGEAPQTDLLDGVTANWKRVKNGDDIANNITTAGKNYDSENPEKSVPALIQLRNKIEKVTDVYWRTQKLRELDDLIAACAGLWFESYATEATYALGDSITVRSQVLNRYSDKVRLAGISTQNFANGGQSLPANQLQQFTSHSYANKITQPYWLNAPHGIGAYTLPNDTLAGNPENPDALKINYDFIIEGKLLRYERQLAYKYVDPVRGEVYQPVEIAPPVTATIESKALIFSAGKPQMLQLKLKCFKLTTGRISIKPVGGWQISPSSIDFKDKRKGDEWTADFTITPAPNAKSSVAEVQVTAGGQIYTNGIQHIQYEHIPNITLFPPAQTRLVNLDLKTAGKKIGYITGAGDFVPDALRQIGYEVHLLTEGEIMNTDLSVYDAIVTGVRAYNVDARLAYEQPKLMEYVKNGGNLVVQYNNFAGLVVQQIGPYPFRVVNERVTDELAKVTFTNAQSPLLNYPNKITQADFDGWVQERGLYFVSDIAPEYQATFEMNDAGESSKKGSLITANFGKGRFVYTSLAFFRQLPAGVPGAYRLFVNLLSKPLR; encoded by the coding sequence ATGAGAATAATTAAATTACTTATTACTATTCCCTTCATTATTAACTTAGCCCAGGCGCAAACCGCTCCACCTGCCGATATAGCCACCATAAAGCAAAGCTTTAAAAAGCTGAGTGTACTGGGTAGCGTGCTGTACGTTGCAGCTCACCCCGATGATGAGAACACCCGCCTGCTGGCTTATCTGGCACGCGAAAAAGGTTATCGTACCGGCTACCTGGCCCTTACCCGCGGCGACGGCGGCCAAAACCTAATTGGTAACGAACAAGCCGAACTATTAGGCTTAATTAGAACACAAGAGCTGTTAGCAGCACGCCGTGTTGACGGTGCCGAACAGTTTTTTACGCGTGCCAATGATTTCGGATTTTCGAAAGGACCGGAAGAAACCCTGAGATTTTGGGACCGCGACAAAGTTTTAGGCGATATGGTTTGGGTAATACGCCGGTTTAAACCCGATGTGATGATATGCCGTTTCCCAACAACTGGTGAGGGCGGCCACGGGCATCATACGTCGTCGGCTATTTTAGCGCAGGAAGCCTTTACTGCGGCGGCCGACCCTAAACGTTACCCCGAGCAATTAAAATATGTACAACCATGGCAGGCCAAGCGCCTGCTGTGGAATACCTTTAATTTTGGCAGCACCAATACCACCGCTGCCGATCAGTTTAAGATTGACGTTGGCGTTTATAACCCAGTGCTGGGCAAAGGCTACGGCGAAATTGCAGCCGAGAGCCGTTCCAATCATAAATCGCAGGGCTTTGGCACGGCCAAACAAAGGGGCCAATCGTTCGAGTACTTTAAAAACCTTTTGGGGGAGGCTCCGCAAACCGACCTGCTTGACGGGGTTACCGCCAATTGGAAACGGGTTAAAAACGGCGATGACATTGCTAATAACATTACCACTGCCGGCAAAAATTATGACAGTGAAAATCCGGAAAAATCTGTTCCTGCACTTATTCAACTCCGCAATAAGATTGAAAAAGTAACCGATGTTTACTGGCGTACTCAAAAGTTGAGAGAGCTGGACGACCTGATTGCTGCTTGTGCTGGCCTGTGGTTTGAAAGCTATGCTACTGAAGCTACTTATGCGCTTGGTGATAGCATAACTGTGAGGTCTCAAGTTTTAAACCGCTATAGTGATAAAGTAAGGCTTGCAGGCATCAGTACACAAAATTTTGCCAACGGTGGCCAGTCTTTGCCGGCTAATCAGCTTCAGCAGTTCACTTCGCATAGCTATGCTAACAAAATAACACAACCTTACTGGCTCAATGCGCCGCATGGTATTGGTGCTTATACTTTACCGAATGATACCCTTGCCGGAAACCCTGAGAATCCGGATGCGTTAAAGATCAACTATGATTTTATTATTGAAGGTAAACTATTGCGCTATGAACGCCAATTGGCCTACAAATATGTGGACCCGGTACGTGGTGAGGTTTACCAGCCGGTGGAGATAGCGCCGCCAGTAACTGCTACCATTGAAAGCAAGGCTTTAATATTTAGCGCCGGTAAGCCGCAAATGCTTCAACTTAAGTTAAAATGCTTTAAACTTACCACGGGCCGCATTTCTATTAAACCGGTTGGGGGCTGGCAAATAAGCCCGTCTTCAATTGATTTTAAAGACAAACGAAAAGGCGACGAATGGACGGCTGATTTTACCATAACGCCGGCACCAAATGCTAAGAGTAGCGTAGCCGAAGTGCAGGTAACTGCAGGTGGGCAAATTTACACCAACGGAATACAGCATATACAATACGAGCATATTCCTAACATTACCCTTTTCCCACCAGCACAAACCAGGCTGGTTAATCTCGATTTGAAAACTGCCGGCAAAAAGATAGGCTACATTACAGGTGCAGGTGATTTTGTACCAGATGCGTTACGCCAAATTGGTTATGAAGTGCATTTATTAACCGAGGGTGAGATCATGAATACTGACCTGTCAGTTTATGATGCTATAGTAACCGGTGTGCGTGCCTACAATGTTGATGCACGCCTGGCTTATGAACAGCCCAAGTTAATGGAATATGTTAAAAATGGAGGCAACCTGGTAGTGCAATACAACAATTTTGCCGGACTTGTAGTGCAGCAAATTGGCCCCTACCCTTTCCGGGTGGTTAATGAGCGCGTAACCGACGAGCTGGCTAAAGTAACATTTACCAACGCGCAAAGCCCTTTGCTAAACTATCCTAACAAAATTACACAGGCCGATTTTGATGGCTGGGTACAGGAGCGCGGCTTATATTTTGTAAGCGATATTGCACCAGAGTACCAGGCCACTTTTGAAATGAACGATGCTGGTGAATCCAGCAAGAAAGGATCTTTGATTACGGCCAACTTTGGCAAGGGTAGGTTCGTTTATACTTCGTTGGCTTTCTTTCGTCAGTTGCCTGCTGGTGTACCGGGCGCCTACCGGCTATTTGTAAATTTGCTGAGTAAACCTTTACGATAG